From the Candidatus Neomarinimicrobiota bacterium genome, one window contains:
- the xth gene encoding exodeoxyribonuclease III, protein MKLYSWNVNGIRAAEKKGFLDWLDETQPEVVCLQETKARIDQLGTSLIEDHGYHTFWHSAEKAGYSGVATFCKNEPHYVQEGLGIDRFDGEGRVLITEHDDFLLYNIYFPNGQKDETRLKYKLDFYDELLPIINEQVENGTNVIVTGDWNTAHHPIDLARPKDNVKNSGFMPIEREWLDTYESHGWVDSFRHFHPEPDRYSWWTYRFGARERNVGWRIDYFWVNEGFVDQLEDADIHDDIMGSDHCPVSLTLKGEGI, encoded by the coding sequence ATGAAACTTTATAGTTGGAACGTGAACGGCATCCGTGCCGCAGAAAAAAAGGGCTTCTTAGATTGGTTGGATGAAACACAGCCTGAGGTTGTATGCCTCCAAGAGACCAAGGCCAGAATTGATCAACTTGGTACCTCACTGATAGAAGACCATGGCTATCATACCTTTTGGCATTCAGCTGAAAAAGCGGGTTACAGTGGCGTGGCGACTTTTTGCAAGAATGAGCCCCATTACGTTCAGGAGGGGCTTGGCATCGATCGGTTTGATGGGGAAGGCCGCGTACTCATTACAGAACATGATGACTTTTTACTTTATAATATTTATTTCCCCAACGGTCAAAAAGATGAAACTCGCCTGAAATATAAGCTTGATTTTTATGACGAACTTTTACCCATAATAAATGAACAAGTGGAAAATGGGACAAATGTTATTGTGACCGGAGATTGGAATACGGCACACCATCCCATTGATTTAGCCCGGCCGAAAGATAATGTTAAAAATTCTGGGTTTATGCCCATTGAGCGAGAGTGGTTGGATACTTATGAATCCCACGGGTGGGTAGATTCATTTCGCCATTTTCATCCAGAACCGGATCGCTATTCATGGTGGACATACCGCTTTGGCGCTCGGGAAAGAAATGTAGGTTGGCGCATCGACTATTTTTGGGTGAATGAAGGATTTGTAGATCAGCTTGAAGATGCGGATATTCATGACGACA